Proteins from a genomic interval of Lycium ferocissimum isolate CSIRO_LF1 chromosome 2, AGI_CSIRO_Lferr_CH_V1, whole genome shotgun sequence:
- the LOC132039692 gene encoding serine acetyltransferase 2-like encodes MACSCLSEDTWFTLPQMRSTTLQVQEDQENSENSRPNSAMGEYRLEKVFPVYAVGVSEPDPNLIISVANTASTVGDPIWDAVKLEAKLEAEKEPILSSFLYASILTHDCLERALSFVLSNRLQNATLLATQLMDIFCDVLMHNRCIQCSIRLDLQACKDRDPSCLSYSSALLYLKGYHSLQTHRVAHALWNQGRKVLALALQSRVSEVFGVDIHPAAKIGEGILLDHATGVVIGETAVIGNRVSLMQGVTLGGTGKEIGDRHPNIGQGALIGASATILGNIKIGEGAMVGAGSLVMKDVPPHSMVTGIPAKVIGYVDDQDPSLTMKHDASKEFFKQVSIRCKEARSNGAVA; translated from the exons ATGGCTTGTTCTTGTTTAAGCGAAGACACTTGGTTTACTCTTCCTCAAATGAGAAGCACCACCTTACAGGTtcaagaagatcaagaaaactCAGAAAATTCAAGACCCAATTCAGCTATGGGGGAATACCGCTTAGAAAAAGTGTTTCCAGTTTATGCTGTTGGTGTATCGGAGCCTGACCCCAACTTGATCATATCTGTTGCTAACACGGCTTCTACTGTAGGTGACCCTATTTGGGATGCTGTTAAGCTTGAAGCTAAGTTAGAG GCAGAGAAGGAGCCAATATTGAGCAGCTTCTTGTATGCGAGTATCTTAACACATGATTGTTTGGAGCGGGCATTGAGTTTTGTTCTTTCCAATCGGTTGCAAAATGCTACACTTTTGGCAACTCAATTAATGGACATATTTTGTGATGTATTAATGCACAATCGATGCATCCAATGTTCTATTCGACTTGATTTACAG GCATGTAAAGATAGAGATCCTTCATGTTTGTCATATTCTTCTGCTCTTTTGTACCTTAAG GGTTATCATTCTTTACAAACACATAGAGTTGCACATGCGTTATGGAATCAAGGGCGCAAAGTCTTGGCACTGGCGTTACAAAGTCGAGTTAGTGAG GTCTTTGGAGTTGATATACATCCAG CTGCCAAAATTGGAGAGGGAATTCTTCTGGATCATGCGACTGGTGTTGTAATTGGTGAAACCGCTGTCATAGGGAATAGAGTTTCACTTATGCAG GGTGTAACTTTAGGAGGTACTGGAAAAGAAATTGGTGATAGGCATCCCAACATAGGTCAAGGTGCACTTATTGGAGCTAGTGCAACTATACTTGGAAATATAAAAATAGGGGAAGGTGCAATGGTTGGTGCTGGTTCCCTTGTAATGAAGGATGTTCCTCCCCACAG CATGGTGACAGGAATACCCGCAAAGGTGATTGGTTATGTAGATGATCAAGATCCATCTTTAACTATGAAGCATG ATGCCAGCAAGGaattttttaaacaagtatCCATTAGATGCAAAGAAGCAAGATCCAACG GAGCGGTTGCTTAA